A DNA window from Selenomonas sp. oral taxon 126 contains the following coding sequences:
- a CDS encoding NusG domain II-containing protein gives MKKNDLMLICALLLICGISAVFFFTRADREVRHAVITQNNVVLYDIPLTGHTGTEDITISDKGGENIIRIEGETIAVVDADCPDLVCVHTGTASKKGDVIACLPHKLLIEVK, from the coding sequence ATGAAGAAGAACGATCTCATGCTCATCTGTGCGCTGCTCCTCATCTGCGGGATTAGCGCTGTATTTTTTTTCACGCGCGCGGACAGAGAAGTACGCCACGCCGTTATCACGCAGAACAACGTCGTCCTCTACGACATTCCACTGACGGGGCATACGGGAACCGAAGATATCACCATCTCCGACAAGGGCGGCGAAAATATCATCCGCATCGAAGGTGAGACGATCGCAGTTGTCGACGCCGACTGCCCCGATCTCGTCTGTGTGCATACGGGTACGGCATCGAAAAAGGGCGACGTGATTGCCTGTCTGCCGCATAAGCTCCTCATCGAAGTGAAATGA
- a CDS encoding Gx transporter family protein — MNGLQRITRIALLTALSLILFILEGFLPLPLPVPGAKLGLAAIVTLIALYTMSTRDAALMLTLRIALASAFGGGLAPMLYSLAGGAASFAAMALLKRYTPLSIVGISAAGGFLHNMAQLLVAAAVLETTALFVYAPVLGIIGTLTGILIGITAQSILQKISR; from the coding sequence ATGAACGGACTTCAACGGATCACACGCATTGCGCTGCTCACGGCGCTCTCGCTCATTCTCTTTATCCTCGAAGGCTTCCTCCCTCTGCCGCTGCCCGTGCCCGGTGCAAAGCTCGGACTTGCCGCCATTGTCACTCTCATTGCACTCTATACGATGTCAACACGCGATGCGGCACTCATGCTCACGCTGCGCATCGCACTCGCCTCCGCCTTCGGCGGCGGACTTGCCCCCATGCTCTACAGCCTCGCGGGCGGCGCGGCGAGCTTTGCCGCAATGGCACTGCTGAAGCGGTACACGCCGCTCTCCATCGTCGGCATCAGCGCAGCGGGCGGCTTCCTGCACAATATGGCACAGCTGCTCGTCGCCGCCGCAGTTCTGGAGACGACGGCGCTCTTCGTCTATGCACCCGTCCTCGGCATCATTGGCACTCTGACCGGAATTCTTATCGGCATCACTGCACAATCAATTTTACAGAAAATATCAAGATAA